ATGAGGATTATAAGGGGGTCCTTGGCAAGTTAAGTTTGAGAACCCCAGCTTTACTGTACAAAACAGGTAGGGGGCACCGTTGTATCCAAGCAAAGTGAGTTCATGCTGTCTTACAAAGGTGGATAGAAAAGTCCCTTTGGAAATATTTATCCTCCTTGCGAAAGCCGAAGATGTAAGAAGAGGGAACAGGACATAAATACAGATATGAAATAAAGCtgacaaaagaaatgaaatagAAGAATACAGAACAGAATGTTGGTTTTTTGTATAAGCCAGAGACACTTGCCTTGACAGCTGCAGAGACAGCAGCGGTGGCTGCGATGCTCAGTCCTTGTTTCCCAAAGTTGACCATGGTCTCATAGCTTCTCTCTTTGGCCTGCACGATATACTCATCTATTTCCTACAGAGAGACATCAAAGACACTTTGTTAGAATGTTTAATCACGTAAAAAAG
Above is a genomic segment from Sparus aurata chromosome 20, fSpaAur1.1, whole genome shotgun sequence containing:
- the LOC115571845 gene encoding receptor expression-enhancing protein 3-like, producing MVSWIISRSVVLVFGTLYPAYYSYKAVKTKNVKEYVRWMMYWIVFALYTVVETITDLTLAWFPLYYELKVAIVIWLLSPYTRGASLIYRKCLHPLLSSREKEIDEYIVQAKERSYETMVNFGKQGLSIAATAAVSAAVKASVSGLYKKPTFCSVFFYFISFVSFISYLYLCPVPSSYIFGFRKEDKYFQRDFSIHLCKTA